One window of the Benincasa hispida cultivar B227 chromosome 3, ASM972705v1, whole genome shotgun sequence genome contains the following:
- the LOC120073819 gene encoding photosynthetic NDH subunit of lumenal location 4, chloroplastic — translation MALSSLTFTTPRAQASQVFTPKLSSTLKPTPSSSSVSATKKAISNMGIGLLAASVLALSPLDANATRVEYYATVGEPLCEFNYAPSGLGYCDIAVGSGEEVPYGELINVHYTARFADGIVFDSSYKRARPLTMRIGVGKVIRGLDQGILGGEGVPPMLVGGKRKLQIPPHLAYGPEPAGCFSGDCNIPGNATLVYDINFVGVYSGNRK, via the exons AAGCTTCCCAAGTTTTCACCCCCAAATTATCTTCCACTCTTAAACCcactccttcttcttcttcagtttcTGCTACCAAAAAGGCAATATCTAACATGGGCATTGGGCTTCTTGCTGCTTCGGTTCTGGCTCTGTCGCCCTTGGATGCCAACGCTACCAGAGTTGAATACTATGCCACTGTTGGAGAACCCCTTTGCGAGTTCAACTATGCGCCTTCCGGGCTTGGCTACTGCGATATCGCCGTCGGATCCGGTGAGGAAGTTCCTTATGGTGAGCTTATCAAT GTTCACTACACTGCAAGGTTTGCTGATGGGATAGTGTTTGACAGCAGCTACAAGCGTGCTAGACCTCTCACCATGCGTATTGGTGTTGGCAAG GTAATAAGAGGATTGGATCAGGGAATATTAGGGGGTGAAGGAGTACCTCCTATGCTAGTAG GTGGCAAACGTAAGCTTCAGATTCCTCCACATTTAGCCTATGGACCAGAACCAGCAGGCTGCTTTTCAG GTGACTGCAATATACCTGGAAATGCAACTCTTGTGTATGATATAAATTTCGTTGGAGTCTACTCGGGAAATAGGAAGTGA
- the LOC120073820 gene encoding heavy metal-associated isoprenylated plant protein 23 has protein sequence MGVGGTLEYLSDLVGSSHKHKKKKQLQTVELKVRMDCDGCELKVKNALSSLSGVKSVEINRKQQKVTVTGYVEASKVLKKAKSTGKKAEIWPYVPYSLVSQPYIAQAYDKKAPPGYVRNVEQNATTASVTKYEDPYINMFSDDNPNACSIM, from the exons ATGGGTGTTGGTGGGACTTTGGAGTACTTATCAGATTTGGTGGGTAGTAGCCAtaaacacaagaagaagaaacagcTTCAAACTGTGGAGCTGAAGGTCAGAATGGACTGTGATGGCTGTGAACTTAAGGTCAAGAATGCCCTCTCTTCACTCAGTG GGGTGAAATCTGTGGAGATAAACAGGAAGCAGCAGAAGGTGACAGTTACAGGGTATGTTGAAGCAAGCAAGGTACTGAAGAAGGCAAAGTCCACAGGAAAAAAGGCTGAGATATGGCCATATGTTCCCTACAGCTTAGTGTCACAGCCATACATTGCTCAGGCTTATGACAAGAAAGCACCACCAGGTTATGTAAGAAATGTGGAGCAAAATGCCACTACTGCTTCTGTTACCAAATATGAAGATCCTTACATCAACATGTTCAGTGATGACAACCCAAATGCCTGCTCTATCATGTAA